The following coding sequences lie in one Apium graveolens cultivar Ventura chromosome 1, ASM990537v1, whole genome shotgun sequence genomic window:
- the LOC141663673 gene encoding citrate synthase, mitochondrial-like: MTVKFLFVKYFFFLQERIKKLKAEHGKVQLGNITVDMVLGGMRGMTGLLWETSLLDPEEGIRFRGLSIPECQKLLPGAKPGGEPLPEGLLWLLLTGKVPTKEQVDALSAELRSRAGVPDHVYKTIDALPVAAHPMTQFTTGVMALQVQSEFQKAYEKGIHKTKYWEPTYEDSLTLIAQLPVVAAYVYRRMYKNGQSISTDDSLDYGANFAHMLGYDSPSMQELMRLYVTIHTDHEGGNVSAHTGHLVASALSDPYLSFAAALNGLAGPLHGLANQEVLLWIKSVVSECGENVTTEQLKDYIWKTLNSGKVVPGFGHGVLRNTDPRYMCQREFALKHLPDDPLFQLVSKLFEVVPPILTELGKVKNPWPNVDAHSGVLLNHYGLTEARYYTVLFGVSRAMGICSQLIWDRALGLPLERPKSVTMEWLENHCKKSSQ; the protein is encoded by the exons ATGACTGTGAAGTTCCTCTttgtcaaatattttttttttcttcagGAGCGCATAAAAAAGCTCAAAGCAGAACATGGTAAGGTTCAACTGGGAAACATAACTGTCGATATG GTACTTGGTGGTATGAGAGGAATGACCGGACTTCTGTGGGAAACCTCTTTACTTGACCCAGAAGAG GGAATTCGTTTTAGGGGCTTGTCGATACCTGAATGTCAGAAGCTATTACCAGGTGCAAAGCCTGGTGGAGAACCATTGCCCGAGGGTCTCCTCTGGCTTCTTTTAACTGGAAAG GTGCCAACTAAAGAGCAAGTAGATGCATTATCTGCAGAGTTGCGAAGTCGTGCTGGTGTACCAG ATCATGTATACAAAACTATCGATGCATTACCTGTTGCAGCTCATCCAATGACTCAATTTACCACCGGTGTCATGGCCCTCCAG GTTCAAAGTGAATTTCAGAAGGCATATGAAAAAGGGATCCACAAAACCAA GTATTGGGAGCCAACATATGAGGACTCTCTTACTTTGATTGCTCAATTACCAGTTGTAGCAGCCTATGTCTATCGCAG GATGTACAAGAATGGACAAAGTATATCCACTGATGATTCTCTAGATTATGGTGCAAATTTTGCCCACATGCTCGGTTATGATAGTCCTAGCATGCAAGAGCTTATGAGGCTTTATGTTACCATTCATAC TGATCATGAAGGTGGAAATGTCAGTGCTCACACTGGTCATCTA GTTGCAAGTGCCCTTTCAGATCCGTATCTTTCTTTTGCAGCTGCATTAAACGGTTTAGCTGGACCACTTCATGGTTTGGCAAACCAG GAAGTTTTGCTATGGATCAAGTCTGTGGTTTCGGAGTGCGGAGAGAATGTAACAACCGAACAGTTAAAAGATTATATTTGGAAAACCTTGAACAGCGGAAAG GTAGTTCCTGGATTTGGACATGGTGTTCTGCGTAACACAGATCCAAGATACATGTGTCAGAGAGAGTTTGCTTTAAAGCATTTACCTGATGATCCACTCTTCCAGTTG GTTTCAAAGCTCTTTGAAGTGGTGCCTCCAATTCTTACAGAACTTGGCAAG GTAAAGAACCCTTGGCCAAATGTTGATGCCCACAGTGGGGTACTGCTAAATCATTATGGCCTGACAGAAGCAAG ATATTATACTGTTCTCTTTGGAGTATCCAGGGCGATGGGCATTTGCTCCCAG TTGATATGGGACAGAGCACTTGGGTTACCACTTGAGAGGCCAAAAAGTGTTACAATGGAGTGGCTGGAAAATCATTGCAAGAAATCTTCTCAATAA